One window of the Oceanicaulis sp. genome contains the following:
- a CDS encoding tellurite resistance TerB family protein, translating to MFDVNKILDALQNDPNVRGKAMAGGGGFAAGLATSMLMGKSGRKMMGKAAKYGAVAAIGGLAYHAWQNRNKAGQGQAAQTQGSVPAVEADYEAAPQASAFLPAPSDEAAQDALGKALVRAMIAAAKSDGKIDAEEKAAIFERLNTMDLDAADKAFVFDELSAPLDINAVVAPAKTPEIAAEIYAASLVAIEADTAAEKAYLQMLAARLDLDEGLVAEIHKAAEAQPA from the coding sequence ATGTTCGACGTCAACAAGATCCTCGACGCCCTTCAGAACGATCCGAACGTGCGCGGCAAGGCGATGGCCGGCGGCGGCGGGTTCGCCGCGGGGCTGGCGACCTCGATGCTGATGGGCAAGTCGGGGCGCAAGATGATGGGCAAGGCGGCCAAGTACGGCGCGGTCGCGGCCATCGGCGGGCTCGCCTATCACGCCTGGCAGAACCGCAACAAAGCCGGGCAGGGTCAGGCGGCGCAAACCCAGGGCTCTGTTCCGGCCGTCGAGGCCGATTACGAGGCCGCGCCGCAGGCGAGCGCCTTCCTGCCCGCCCCGAGCGACGAGGCGGCGCAGGACGCGCTGGGCAAGGCGCTCGTGCGCGCGATGATCGCGGCGGCCAAATCCGACGGAAAGATCGACGCCGAGGAGAAGGCCGCCATCTTCGAACGGCTGAACACCATGGATCTCGACGCCGCCGACAAGGCCTTCGTCTTCGACGAGCTGAGCGCGCCGCTCGACATCAACGCGGTGGTCGCGCCCGCCAAGACCCCCGAGATCGCCGCGGAGATATACGCCGCGAGCCTGGTCGCGATCGAGGCCGATACGGCGGCCGAGAAAGCCTATCTGCAAATGCTCGCCGCGCGGCTGGATCTCGACGAAGGGCTGGTCGCGGAGATCCACAAGGCGGCCGAAGCCCAGCCGGCGTGA